Proteins encoded by one window of Archaeoglobus veneficus SNP6:
- the moaA gene encoding GTP 3',8-cyclase MoaA has product MLVDRFGRRITNLRIAVTNRCNLSCIYCHREGEVNPGEEMHVEEISRISKAFYELGIRKVKITGGEPLLREDIVEIVQSFPPFDEISITTNGTLLARMADELKDAGLSRVNVSLDTLKEDTYGFITGGGNVQKVIDGIEAACNAGLTPVKVNMVVMKGLNENEVENMLEFTSKFNRGRIDVILQVIELLKLPGLEEYYYDISPIEERYAGKAKAVIVRSMHMRRQYVLDNAAIEFVKPLDNSEFCMHCNRIRVTSDGKIKPCLLRNDNLVDVRGLDGRELKEAIMRAVTLREPYFCDRD; this is encoded by the coding sequence ATGCTCGTCGATAGATTTGGACGGAGAATAACGAATTTACGAATCGCCGTAACGAACAGATGCAACCTTAGCTGCATCTACTGCCACAGAGAAGGTGAGGTAAATCCGGGCGAAGAAATGCATGTAGAGGAGATTAGCAGGATCAGCAAAGCCTTTTACGAACTTGGAATAAGGAAGGTCAAGATAACGGGTGGAGAACCTCTCCTGCGGGAGGATATTGTGGAAATCGTCCAGTCTTTTCCTCCATTTGACGAAATCTCCATAACGACCAATGGAACTCTTCTCGCAAGAATGGCCGATGAGCTGAAAGATGCGGGACTGAGCAGAGTAAATGTCAGCCTCGACACGCTGAAAGAGGATACGTACGGATTTATTACCGGAGGGGGAAACGTGCAGAAGGTAATCGACGGAATCGAAGCAGCCTGCAACGCTGGCCTGACACCGGTGAAGGTGAACATGGTGGTCATGAAGGGGCTGAACGAGAACGAAGTGGAGAACATGCTTGAGTTCACGAGCAAGTTCAACAGAGGCAGAATAGACGTCATCCTTCAGGTTATAGAACTTCTCAAGCTTCCAGGACTCGAGGAGTACTACTACGATATCTCGCCTATAGAGGAGAGATACGCTGGCAAAGCAAAGGCGGTTATCGTGAGGAGCATGCACATGAGGAGGCAGTACGTCCTGGATAATGCTGCCATAGAGTTCGTAAAACCCCTCGACAACTCCGAGTTCTGCATGCACTGCAACCGCATAAGGGTTACGTCGGATGGGAAAATCAAACCATGCCTGCTGAGGAACGATAACCTGGTCGACGTACGGGGGCTTGATGGCAGGGAGTTGAAAGAGGCGATAATGAGGGCCGTGACTTTGAGGGAACCCTATTTTTGTGATAGGGATTGA
- a CDS encoding cupin domain-containing protein, with product MRFEGGIWEDRGTYRVMRVFDIADDSYVQIAEIKPCSSVGKHYHEKQTEVFVVLNGEARLGIGSEEYVAKAGDIFLCKPFSVHWVVNERDEPFKLLVFKYGWVKGDIVWVDGG from the coding sequence ATGAGGTTTGAAGGCGGGATATGGGAAGACAGAGGGACATACAGAGTTATGAGAGTTTTCGACATAGCAGACGATTCTTACGTTCAAATTGCCGAAATCAAGCCCTGTTCGAGCGTTGGGAAGCACTATCACGAGAAGCAGACAGAAGTCTTCGTAGTTCTGAACGGGGAGGCAAGACTCGGGATTGGCAGCGAGGAGTATGTGGCTAAGGCTGGCGATATCTTTCTATGCAAGCCTTTCAGCGTTCACTGGGTTGTTAATGAGCGCGACGAGCCTTTCAAGCTCCTTGTTTTCAAGTACGGGTGGGTTAAGGGCGATATTGTATGGGTTGACGGGGGTTGA
- the mfnA gene encoding tyrosine decarboxylase MfnA, giving the protein MFNVLSELEKFRAEDIPYSRVLSSMCTTPLPIALKAHELFIETNLGDPGIFAGTWKLEQKLIKMLGELLHNPNAKGYICSGGTEANIQAIRAARNVIRRERKIDRPNIVVPESAHFSFEKIGDILGVEVRRAKLDEEFKVDVASVESLVDENTVGIAGIAGTTELGQIDPIDELSKLALQLGVPLHVDAAFGGFVIPFMNKPYPFDFELEGVTSITIDPHKMGMATIPAGGILFRDEKFLNALIVETPYLTSRYQYTLTGTRPGTGVASAYAVLKHLGYKGMKQIVDECMRMTALLVEEMTSLGFEPVIEPVMNVVCFKTEKAEKIKEELYRRRWVISTIKNPRAIRLVVMPHVTEEVVKGFISELKSVLRSV; this is encoded by the coding sequence ATGTTCAACGTACTCAGCGAACTTGAGAAGTTCAGAGCGGAAGATATCCCGTATTCGAGAGTCTTAAGCTCAATGTGCACAACTCCACTCCCCATCGCCCTCAAAGCTCACGAACTCTTCATCGAAACAAATCTCGGTGACCCTGGGATATTCGCCGGCACATGGAAGCTTGAACAAAAGCTGATAAAAATGCTCGGAGAACTGCTGCACAACCCCAATGCTAAGGGCTACATATGTTCAGGAGGAACAGAAGCAAACATACAGGCCATAAGGGCTGCAAGGAACGTGATACGAAGGGAAAGAAAAATCGACAGACCGAACATCGTTGTTCCAGAATCTGCCCACTTCTCCTTCGAGAAGATAGGAGACATCCTTGGTGTTGAAGTTAGGAGAGCCAAGCTGGATGAAGAGTTTAAGGTTGATGTTGCCAGTGTTGAATCGCTCGTGGATGAGAACACAGTCGGAATTGCTGGCATAGCAGGCACCACAGAACTTGGCCAGATAGACCCCATCGATGAACTCTCCAAGCTCGCTCTACAGCTTGGCGTCCCGCTGCACGTCGATGCTGCTTTTGGCGGTTTTGTAATACCATTCATGAATAAGCCCTATCCATTCGATTTTGAGCTTGAGGGAGTTACATCGATAACCATAGACCCCCACAAGATGGGAATGGCCACAATTCCCGCTGGAGGCATCCTTTTCAGAGATGAAAAGTTCCTTAACGCGCTCATCGTCGAAACTCCGTACCTGACGTCGAGGTATCAGTACACGCTTACAGGGACGAGGCCCGGGACGGGCGTAGCTTCAGCCTACGCTGTTCTGAAACACCTCGGCTACAAAGGTATGAAGCAGATTGTCGATGAGTGTATGCGGATGACTGCGTTGCTCGTTGAAGAGATGACGTCACTTGGTTTCGAACCGGTCATCGAGCCGGTAATGAACGTTGTATGCTTCAAGACGGAAAAAGCCGAGAAAATCAAAGAGGAACTGTACAGAAGGAGATGGGTCATCTCAACGATAAAGAATCCCAGAGCAATAAGACTCGTTGTGATGCCGCACGTAACTGAGGAGGTTGTCAAAGGATTTATTTCTGAACTGAAGAGTGTTTTGAGGAGCGTTTAG
- a CDS encoding molybdenum cofactor guanylyltransferase, with product MNVAILAGGKASRLGGIEKGMLDVCGKRVIERLLFTFHDCSTVIVCRDEEQAELYSEFASVTIDHYRNAGPLAGIHAALKHFRARILVVAADMPFVKRAVAEAIYDAGEKSGADAVIPAWSDGKTEPLLACYSFSAVEEIEKSLSSGERKIMVPVQRLERVIFYPVEKLKSLDERLVSFLNINTPEDLRRAEELCSSIDLDGE from the coding sequence GTGAACGTGGCCATCCTCGCTGGCGGAAAAGCCTCGAGACTCGGCGGGATAGAGAAGGGAATGCTTGATGTGTGCGGAAAAAGGGTTATTGAGAGGTTACTCTTCACCTTTCACGATTGCTCCACAGTTATCGTTTGCAGAGATGAAGAACAGGCGGAGCTATATTCTGAATTCGCATCTGTGACAATCGACCACTACAGAAACGCCGGGCCGCTGGCAGGTATTCATGCTGCATTGAAGCACTTCAGAGCGAGAATCCTCGTCGTTGCTGCGGATATGCCCTTTGTAAAGCGGGCCGTGGCAGAGGCAATATACGATGCAGGAGAAAAAAGTGGTGCAGATGCCGTAATCCCTGCATGGAGCGATGGCAAAACCGAACCTTTACTTGCGTGCTATTCTTTTTCCGCTGTAGAGGAGATAGAGAAAAGTCTGAGTAGCGGGGAGAGAAAAATCATGGTGCCTGTTCAAAGGCTGGAAAGGGTTATTTTCTACCCTGTTGAGAAATTGAAAAGCTTGGATGAACGGCTTGTGTCATTCCTCAACATCAACACGCCTGAAGACCTCAGGAGGGCCGAGGAACTATGCTCGTCGATAGATTTGGACGGAGAATAA